One stretch of Chryseobacterium sp. LJ668 DNA includes these proteins:
- a CDS encoding 5-(carboxyamino)imidazole ribonucleotide synthase, with protein sequence MKIGILGGGQLGRMLIQEALKYDDEFYTLDPASDAPCHNISHFTQGSFNDYETVLDFGRYKDVVTIEIEHVNADALSELENLGVKVVPNAQIIKTIQQKILQKEFYKAHDIPSPDFEIMDGSSDEIKIQFPFVQKLNTGGYDGKGVQIIRTSEDLRNLWTEDSVLENLVDIDKELSVIVAINENGETKTFPVTEMVADPKLNLLDFNICPVFLNEEIESQIDSITEKFLSAVNSPGLFAIELFLDKEGKVWVNETAPRLHNSGHQSQEGNANSQFEQMYRVVKNLPLADTDAIIYSGMLNLVGAEGFSGKVIYEGMEEVLKLPETYIHLYGKTETKPGRKMGHINVLADSREELMEKLVKVKAMVRVIA encoded by the coding sequence ATGAAAATAGGAATTTTAGGAGGCGGACAGCTCGGAAGAATGCTCATTCAGGAAGCACTGAAATATGATGATGAATTTTACACTTTAGATCCTGCTTCAGATGCACCTTGCCACAATATCTCCCATTTTACTCAGGGAAGTTTCAATGATTACGAGACAGTTTTAGATTTCGGGAGATATAAAGATGTAGTAACGATAGAAATAGAGCATGTAAATGCAGATGCATTATCTGAGCTTGAAAATCTGGGTGTAAAAGTAGTTCCGAATGCTCAGATTATTAAAACCATTCAGCAGAAAATACTTCAGAAAGAGTTTTATAAAGCGCATGATATCCCGAGTCCGGATTTTGAAATTATGGACGGGAGTTCAGATGAAATAAAAATTCAGTTTCCATTTGTACAAAAACTCAATACCGGCGGTTACGACGGAAAAGGCGTACAGATTATCCGAACATCTGAAGATCTGAGAAATTTGTGGACTGAAGATTCTGTTTTGGAAAATCTGGTGGATATTGACAAAGAACTCTCAGTGATTGTTGCCATCAACGAAAACGGTGAAACGAAAACATTTCCCGTAACCGAAATGGTGGCTGACCCGAAATTAAACTTACTTGATTTTAATATCTGTCCGGTTTTTTTAAATGAAGAAATTGAAAGCCAAATCGATTCAATTACAGAGAAGTTTTTGAGTGCTGTCAATTCACCCGGATTGTTTGCGATCGAATTATTTTTAGATAAAGAAGGGAAAGTCTGGGTTAACGAAACAGCTCCGAGACTTCACAATTCAGGGCATCAAAGTCAGGAAGGAAATGCCAATTCACAATTTGAACAAATGTACCGCGTGGTGAAAAATTTACCGTTGGCAGATACAGACGCCATTATTTATAGCGGAATGCTCAATTTGGTGGGTGCGGAAGGTTTCTCCGGAAAAGTAATCTATGAAGGTATGGAAGAGGTTTTGAAACTTCCTGAAACGTACATTCATCTTTACGGAAAAACGGAAACGAAACCCGGAAGAAAAATGGGACACATCAATGTTTTGGCAGATTCCAGAGAAGAGCTGATGGAGAAACTGGTGAAAGTAAAAGCGATGGTGAGAGTGATTGCTTAA
- a CDS encoding DUF1543 domain-containing protein, translating to MKLFYIILGATPKGRNIEQHDVFFGIAETLHDLVPDMKDFWKEAKGKIHLDAYQEVKFIDGYEVKIVEKKELNQENQLFFINLGGYKRGFFAEFHEQHLMVGPTMGEVIKRVKKTEFYRTMGFDKATSHIDDKHGVDIDDIFTVNDILPEYMREKYSIILEKSEEENQENISEVGYFKIDKI from the coding sequence ATGAAGTTATTTTATATAATTCTCGGTGCAACCCCAAAGGGGCGAAATATTGAACAGCATGACGTTTTCTTTGGAATTGCCGAAACGCTTCATGATCTCGTGCCCGATATGAAAGATTTCTGGAAAGAAGCAAAAGGAAAAATACACCTCGATGCTTATCAGGAAGTAAAATTTATAGACGGATACGAAGTGAAAATTGTAGAGAAAAAAGAGTTGAATCAGGAAAATCAATTGTTTTTTATCAATCTTGGAGGATATAAAAGAGGTTTCTTCGCAGAATTTCATGAGCAGCATTTAATGGTGGGACCAACAATGGGTGAAGTGATAAAGAGAGTAAAGAAAACTGAATTCTACAGAACAATGGGGTTTGATAAAGCAACCAGTCACATTGACGATAAACATGGGGTGGATATTGACGATATTTTTACGGTTAATGATATTCTGCCGGAATATATGAGAGAAAAATACTCGATTATTCTGGAAAAATCTGAAGAAGAAAATCAGGAAAATATTTCGGAAGTGGGGTATTTTAAAATTGATAAAATTTAA
- a CDS encoding sulfite exporter TauE/SafE family protein, producing MSEIIILFLGAISAGLLGSLTGLGGGVIIIPLLTLGFGVPMHYAIGASLISVIGTSSGAAVAFVKEGFTNMRIGMFLEIATTAGAIVGALVSGMLNPNTIGIIFASILLLTVILNLKGKPDHQEPLITGSLEDKLKLYGTFPDKGVMKSYAARNTVPGFFMMMFAGAMSGLLGIGSGALKVLAMDNMMRLPFKVSTTTSNFMIGVTAVASSLIYFQRGEIIPVIVAPVLVGVVVGSFIGSKTLMVSKTKKLKTFFAIVITILSIYMMYNGLRSNFS from the coding sequence ATGTCGGAAATCATTATTCTCTTTCTTGGCGCTATTTCAGCAGGTCTTCTAGGTTCGCTTACAGGTTTAGGAGGAGGAGTTATCATCATCCCTTTATTAACGCTCGGTTTCGGTGTTCCTATGCATTATGCCATAGGTGCATCACTCATTTCGGTGATCGGAACTTCTTCGGGAGCTGCCGTTGCTTTTGTAAAAGAAGGCTTCACCAATATGAGAATAGGAATGTTTCTGGAGATTGCCACGACTGCAGGTGCGATTGTCGGCGCTTTGGTTTCCGGAATGCTGAATCCGAATACGATCGGAATTATTTTCGCAAGTATTCTTCTCCTTACCGTGATTTTAAATCTTAAAGGAAAGCCTGATCACCAGGAACCTCTGATTACCGGAAGTTTAGAAGATAAATTAAAACTATACGGAACATTCCCTGACAAAGGTGTTATGAAAAGCTATGCTGCAAGAAATACCGTTCCCGGATTTTTTATGATGATGTTTGCAGGCGCCATGTCCGGATTATTAGGAATCGGATCCGGTGCGTTGAAAGTGTTAGCAATGGATAATATGATGAGACTGCCATTCAAAGTTTCGACAACAACCAGTAATTTCATGATCGGGGTCACTGCGGTGGCGAGCTCATTGATTTATTTTCAGAGAGGTGAAATAATTCCTGTAATTGTTGCTCCGGTTTTGGTAGGTGTTGTCGTCGGCAGCTTTATCGGATCAAAAACATTAATGGTTTCTAAAACAAAAAAACTTAAGACATTTTTTGCAATCGTCATTACGATTCTTTCGATTTATATGATGTATAACGGTCTAAGAAGTAATTTCTCATGA
- a CDS encoding DUF1634 domain-containing protein, with protein sequence MKKNFTDLDLNRSVGNLLRLGVILSVITSLIGFIKLFIEGFKMPRKYKLLDMGTSSEKVWSHFWETLCKGEGMAIIQLGILMLIFTPLMRIIFALIGYLKEKDYLYVAISSIVLIIMVISFITGYAH encoded by the coding sequence ATGAAAAAGAATTTTACAGATTTAGATTTGAACCGTTCCGTCGGAAATCTTCTGAGATTAGGTGTTATTTTGTCGGTTATCACTTCACTGATCGGTTTTATTAAACTTTTCATAGAAGGTTTTAAGATGCCCAGAAAATACAAGCTTCTCGATATGGGAACTTCTTCTGAAAAAGTGTGGAGCCATTTTTGGGAAACGCTTTGCAAAGGAGAAGGTATGGCGATCATTCAACTGGGAATTTTGATGCTGATTTTCACGCCGTTGATGAGAATTATTTTTGCATTGATCGGATATTTGAAGGAAAAAGATTATCTGTATGTTGCGATATCATCCATCGTTTTAATTATCATGGTGATCAGCTTTATTACAGGTTATGCGCATTAA
- the gloA2 gene encoding SMU1112c/YaeR family gloxylase I-like metalloprotein: protein MNIHHIAIICSDYQISKKFYTEILGFKIIREVYREERQSYKLDLAIGEHYVIELFSFPSPPKRPSRPESCGLRHLAFSVENVNEKHEELIQKGLNCEEIRIDEFTGKEFFFTQDPDDLPLEFYEM, encoded by the coding sequence ATGAACATTCATCATATTGCCATCATCTGCTCAGATTATCAGATTTCAAAAAAGTTTTATACGGAAATTTTAGGTTTTAAAATTATCCGCGAAGTATACCGGGAAGAAAGACAATCTTATAAGCTTGATTTGGCCATCGGAGAACATTATGTTATTGAATTATTTTCATTTCCTTCTCCGCCAAAACGACCTTCAAGACCGGAATCTTGCGGCTTACGACATTTGGCATTCTCAGTTGAAAATGTGAATGAAAAACATGAAGAATTAATTCAGAAAGGATTAAACTGTGAAGAAATCCGTATTGATGAATTTACCGGAAAAGAATTTTTCTTTACTCAGGATCCGGATGATTTGCCTTTGGAGTTTTATGAAATGTAA
- a CDS encoding nuclear transport factor 2 family protein, giving the protein MYKIVMILLFFSSFCFAQKTEKESIKESVEKLFIGMKNADTAIIKSVFAENAILQTITKNNSVRTEKISEFLLSFSKLSKNDADERISFEPIYIDGNLASVFTPYEFYYKGKFSHCGANSFQMVKQNNVWKIQYLIDTRRTNCKK; this is encoded by the coding sequence ATGTACAAGATAGTGATGATTCTTTTGTTCTTTAGCTCATTCTGTTTCGCACAAAAAACAGAAAAAGAATCAATAAAAGAAAGTGTAGAGAAGCTTTTCATTGGCATGAAAAACGCAGATACAGCAATCATAAAATCCGTATTTGCCGAAAATGCAATCTTACAGACAATAACCAAAAATAATAGTGTAAGAACCGAAAAGATCTCAGAATTTCTTCTGTCTTTTTCTAAATTATCGAAGAATGATGCAGATGAAAGAATCAGTTTTGAACCAATTTATATTGACGGAAATCTGGCAAGTGTTTTTACACCTTACGAATTTTATTATAAAGGAAAATTTTCGCACTGCGGTGCCAACAGTTTTCAGATGGTAAAGCAAAATAATGTCTGGAAAATTCAGTATCTGATTGATACAAGAAGAACCAATTGTAAAAAATAA
- a CDS encoding endonuclease/exonuclease/phosphatase family protein — MWETYLVISTLLLILTVLPKIPNPHWIFRFPDFGKIQITYFIIITLVLGFFTKNQYLWYVQGLLLIMLIYHGVTLIMYTPLYKVKKHKRNEKSSEKYHLISANVYQFNTNFDKFIHLIRKNKPEMFLTMESNADWEKALQVLENEYPYQHKVTLENTYGMHFYSKIKIEESKTHFFVADDIPSIEAHLKTEDGYSFVFFGVHPPPPSPTEEETSKERDGDLLSVAKRVQELEKPVIVVGDFNNVAWSRSSILFRKTSHLIDPRVGHAFVSTFHAKSRLLRFPIDLMFHSEDIFIENLKTLESFGSDHLPVYCEFFIDHHNNDQEDRVEEADSEEIAEAEEIIVEGKKEDGERDAVVTED, encoded by the coding sequence ATGTGGGAAACTTACCTTGTTATAAGTACTTTATTACTGATTTTAACTGTCTTGCCAAAAATTCCGAATCCGCACTGGATTTTTCGCTTTCCCGATTTCGGTAAAATTCAGATTACCTACTTTATCATTATCACCTTAGTTTTAGGATTCTTCACAAAGAACCAATATCTATGGTATGTACAAGGATTATTATTGATAATGCTCATTTATCACGGGGTTACACTGATTATGTACACTCCGCTTTATAAGGTAAAAAAACACAAACGTAATGAAAAGTCGTCAGAAAAATATCATTTAATTTCTGCCAATGTTTATCAGTTCAATACAAATTTTGACAAATTTATTCATCTTATCCGAAAAAATAAACCCGAAATGTTCCTCACCATGGAAAGCAATGCTGATTGGGAAAAAGCGCTTCAGGTTTTAGAAAATGAATATCCTTACCAACATAAAGTTACCCTGGAAAACACCTATGGTATGCATTTTTATTCTAAAATTAAAATTGAAGAATCAAAAACGCATTTTTTTGTAGCTGATGATATCCCAAGCATTGAGGCGCATCTAAAAACGGAAGACGGCTATTCATTCGTGTTTTTTGGAGTACATCCGCCGCCACCAAGTCCTACAGAGGAAGAAACCTCAAAAGAAAGAGACGGTGACCTTTTGAGCGTAGCAAAACGCGTTCAGGAACTAGAAAAACCGGTCATTGTAGTGGGGGACTTCAATAATGTTGCCTGGTCAAGATCTTCTATTTTGTTTAGAAAAACCAGTCATTTGATTGATCCTAGAGTGGGACATGCTTTTGTTTCCACCTTTCATGCAAAATCACGTTTACTGAGATTTCCGATTGATCTGATGTTTCACAGTGAAGATATTTTTATTGAAAATTTAAAAACTCTTGAGAGTTTTGGTTCTGATCATCTTCCGGTATATTGCGAATTTTTTATTGATCATCACAATAACGATCAGGAAGATCGTGTAGAAGAAGCAGATTCTGAAGAAATTGCTGAAGCTGAAGAAATTATTGTAGAAGGAAAAAAAGAAGATGGAGAGCGCGATGCAGTGGTGACAGAGGATTAA
- a CDS encoding diphosphomevalonate/mevalonate 3,5-bisphosphate decarboxylase family protein, with translation MTTQNFLGKENFNIKSTTVSESCPSNIALIKYWGKYENQIPANPSISYTLNHCKTNTTIDFLADAPFSVQTFLSGNEEVKFASKIEKYFKNIEQYLPWILKGKYIINTENTFPHSSGIASSASGFGAIAKCLMKLDEIFSGKSSDQELLKKASFLARLGSGSACRSLYNGLVVWGESDEVDGSSDLFAVKYSDDEIHPIFKDFNDWVLLIHEGVKSVSSTVGHGLMNTNPYAERRFQEARENFVPMKEILKNGDLHAFIKLVEHEALTLHAMMMISDPAFILMKTGTLEVINKIWDFRRETELPLFFTLDAGANVHLLFPNDGSEEKIKSFIENELLQHTQKNGVVKDVMKF, from the coding sequence ATGACGACACAAAATTTCTTAGGAAAAGAAAATTTCAATATAAAATCTACAACAGTTTCAGAAAGCTGTCCGTCAAATATTGCCCTGATAAAATATTGGGGAAAATATGAAAATCAGATTCCTGCAAACCCGAGCATCAGTTATACGCTGAATCATTGTAAAACCAATACGACAATAGATTTTTTAGCTGATGCACCATTTTCAGTCCAGACTTTTCTGTCAGGAAATGAAGAAGTGAAATTCGCTTCAAAAATCGAGAAATATTTTAAAAATATAGAACAGTACCTTCCCTGGATTTTAAAAGGAAAATACATTATCAATACTGAAAATACATTTCCTCACAGCTCAGGCATTGCAAGTTCGGCTTCAGGTTTTGGAGCGATTGCAAAATGTCTGATGAAATTGGATGAAATTTTTTCAGGAAAAAGCTCAGATCAGGAATTATTAAAAAAAGCCTCATTTTTAGCCAGATTAGGAAGCGGAAGTGCTTGCCGAAGTTTATATAACGGTTTGGTCGTTTGGGGCGAATCTGATGAAGTAGACGGAAGCTCAGATTTATTTGCCGTAAAATATTCTGATGACGAAATTCATCCAATTTTTAAAGATTTTAATGATTGGGTTCTGCTGATTCATGAAGGAGTGAAAAGCGTTTCATCAACAGTCGGACATGGTTTAATGAATACCAATCCTTATGCAGAAAGAAGATTTCAGGAAGCAAGAGAAAATTTTGTTCCCATGAAAGAAATTTTAAAAAATGGTGACTTGCATGCTTTCATTAAATTGGTTGAGCACGAAGCTCTCACGCTTCACGCCATGATGATGATAAGCGATCCGGCATTTATCCTGATGAAAACCGGGACTTTAGAAGTCATCAATAAAATCTGGGATTTCAGACGAGAAACAGAATTACCATTGTTTTTCACTTTGGATGCAGGAGCTAATGTACATCTGCTATTTCCAAATGACGGTTCAGAAGAAAAAATTAAATCATTTATTGAAAATGAATTGCTGCAACACACACAAAAAAATGGAGTAGTGAAGGATGTGATGAAGTTTTAA
- a CDS encoding AMP-dependent synthetase/ligase, producing MNLAEAIISKNAEKHPYKSAVGFKKKEGWKELSWKKFSEIIYKTANALKDRGVEENNKVAIYADNSAEWMIFDLAAMSIGAVTVPIYSTNNAEQAEYIINDSQAKVVLVGSQPQYDACFEIVQKENSLQTIIVTKKAVWVKKEHTFYLEDFISKTSPKFAIVKKEFDDLATIIYTSGTTGTPKGVMLTHGNFVKAFDAHFEYFKFKNFENELSLAFLPLTHVFERCWSLLCLYGGARVYFLEDPKDIAKALVEVKPTMMCSVPRFFQKIYAGVNEMAAESSSLKKKIFNWALEVGKETAELRRKEISIPFGLKLKESLAETLVFSKIKQKMGGRLWFLPCGGASLSPDVTQFFEAVGIHVTVGYGLTETTATLTAFPLTKFEHGSCGKPLPGVEIRIGENDEIQAKGNGIMRGYYLKAEETEKVFTKDGWFKTGDAGRFDDNGNLFITDRIKDLMKTSNGKYIAPQQIENILTNNNFIQQIVLIAEGRQFVSALIVPNFEFLKDYLKKINIPFTSWEEIVKKEEIIDFYKGKIKELQHDLSDFEKVKKFTLMPAEFEISNGEITPTLKVKRAVVLKKYADLIEKMY from the coding sequence ATGAATCTTGCAGAGGCAATTATCAGTAAAAATGCAGAAAAACATCCTTATAAATCAGCTGTTGGTTTTAAAAAGAAAGAAGGATGGAAAGAATTAAGCTGGAAAAAGTTCAGCGAAATTATTTATAAAACCGCAAACGCATTAAAAGACAGAGGTGTTGAAGAAAACAACAAAGTAGCGATCTACGCAGACAATTCTGCAGAATGGATGATTTTTGACTTGGCTGCGATGTCAATAGGCGCCGTTACGGTTCCTATTTATTCTACAAATAACGCCGAACAGGCAGAATACATCATCAACGATTCTCAGGCGAAAGTTGTTTTAGTCGGGAGTCAGCCGCAATACGATGCTTGTTTTGAGATTGTACAAAAAGAAAACAGCCTTCAAACCATTATTGTTACCAAAAAAGCAGTTTGGGTAAAAAAAGAACATACTTTTTATCTCGAAGATTTTATTTCTAAAACTTCCCCGAAATTCGCGATTGTCAAAAAAGAATTTGATGATCTTGCGACCATCATTTATACATCAGGAACTACAGGAACTCCAAAAGGTGTGATGTTGACCCACGGAAATTTCGTCAAAGCTTTCGATGCACATTTTGAATATTTTAAGTTTAAAAATTTTGAAAATGAATTGTCCTTAGCTTTTCTACCGCTCACTCACGTTTTTGAAAGATGTTGGAGCCTACTTTGTCTCTATGGCGGCGCAAGAGTATATTTTCTTGAAGACCCTAAAGATATTGCAAAAGCATTGGTTGAGGTAAAACCGACAATGATGTGTTCAGTCCCAAGATTTTTCCAGAAAATCTACGCAGGAGTCAACGAAATGGCGGCAGAATCTTCATCATTAAAAAAGAAGATCTTCAATTGGGCTTTAGAGGTTGGAAAAGAAACCGCAGAACTCAGAAGAAAAGAAATATCGATTCCTTTCGGATTAAAATTAAAAGAATCTTTGGCAGAAACCTTAGTTTTTAGCAAAATCAAACAAAAAATGGGTGGCAGATTATGGTTTTTGCCTTGTGGTGGAGCTTCACTATCGCCTGATGTAACCCAGTTTTTTGAAGCGGTAGGAATTCATGTAACGGTAGGTTATGGTCTTACAGAAACTACGGCTACTCTCACGGCTTTTCCTCTTACAAAATTTGAACATGGAAGTTGTGGAAAACCATTGCCGGGCGTAGAAATCCGTATCGGAGAAAATGATGAAATCCAGGCAAAAGGAAATGGTATTATGAGAGGGTACTATCTCAAAGCTGAAGAGACAGAAAAAGTTTTTACAAAAGATGGCTGGTTTAAAACCGGGGATGCCGGGAGATTTGATGACAACGGAAACCTATTCATTACCGATCGTATAAAAGATTTGATGAAAACTTCCAATGGAAAATATATTGCTCCACAGCAGATTGAAAATATTCTTACCAATAATAATTTTATTCAGCAGATTGTTCTGATCGCCGAAGGAAGACAGTTTGTTTCAGCACTGATTGTTCCAAATTTTGAGTTTTTAAAAGATTATTTGAAAAAAATCAATATTCCGTTTACAAGCTGGGAAGAAATTGTAAAAAAGGAAGAAATAATTGATTTTTATAAAGGTAAAATAAAAGAATTACAGCACGACCTCTCAGATTTTGAAAAGGTGAAAAAATTCACTTTAATGCCTGCAGAATTTGAAATCAGCAATGGCGAAATTACTCCGACCTTGAAAGTAAAAAGAGCGGTAGTTCTGAAAAAGTATGCTGATCTTATCGAAAAAATGTATTAG
- a CDS encoding NAD-dependent epimerase/dehydratase family protein: protein MVFVTGATGILGRIIVLELLKKGKKVRAAKRPASDIAEVKHSYKFYTENPDDFFTKIEWINVDFEDIHSLQSALNGVTEVYHCAAKVSFHPKDEKEMYRTNIKGTENLLFACDQSNVQKFLHVSSIAVLDGVNENGELDEESDFNPKIDHSAYAISKHLSEMEVWRASAEGLNTIIINPGMIIGTGNWKQSSGELFSTFEKSSFTFSGSSAYVDVRDVAKIAIDLMGKNKFGERFILISESKKYSEIGNQIRRKLNLKDAKILSKSILNTGRWLNIFFGWLIPQLKMATRTNIESVTSSSIISNQKVKKVLNFDFIPVQESIDFHLNNYINDKKLNKL from the coding sequence ATGGTTTTTGTAACAGGAGCAACAGGAATTTTAGGCAGAATCATCGTTTTGGAACTTTTAAAAAAAGGGAAAAAGGTTCGTGCTGCAAAAAGGCCTGCAAGTGATATTGCCGAAGTAAAACATTCTTATAAGTTTTACACTGAAAATCCAGATGATTTTTTTACTAAAATTGAATGGATAAATGTTGATTTTGAAGATATTCATTCATTACAAAGTGCTTTGAATGGTGTTACCGAAGTGTATCATTGTGCTGCAAAAGTGAGCTTTCATCCTAAGGACGAAAAAGAAATGTATCGCACCAATATAAAAGGAACAGAAAATCTTTTATTTGCCTGCGATCAATCCAATGTTCAGAAATTCCTCCACGTAAGTTCTATTGCAGTTTTAGATGGTGTTAATGAAAATGGTGAATTGGATGAAGAATCAGATTTTAATCCGAAAATTGATCATTCTGCCTATGCAATTTCAAAACATCTTTCTGAAATGGAAGTCTGGAGAGCATCAGCAGAAGGCTTAAATACCATTATTATCAATCCCGGAATGATTATCGGAACCGGAAACTGGAAACAGAGCAGCGGTGAATTGTTTTCAACATTTGAAAAGAGCAGTTTTACATTTTCCGGAAGTTCGGCGTATGTGGATGTGCGTGATGTTGCAAAAATTGCTATCGATTTGATGGGAAAAAACAAATTCGGAGAACGTTTTATTCTTATTTCCGAAAGTAAAAAATATTCAGAAATAGGAAATCAGATCCGGAGAAAATTAAATTTAAAAGATGCCAAAATTCTATCAAAAAGCATTCTGAACACAGGTCGATGGCTCAATATTTTTTTTGGATGGTTGATTCCGCAATTGAAAATGGCAACCAGAACAAATATCGAATCGGTGACTTCTTCGAGTATCATTTCAAATCAAAAAGTAAAAAAAGTTTTAAATTTTGATTTTATACCTGTGCAGGAAAGTATAGATTTCCATCTTAACAATTATATTAATGACAAAAAGCTGAATAAATTATAA
- a CDS encoding alpha/beta fold hydrolase — MEILHSKIFGENLSSTPLLVFHGLFGMLDNWGSFGKELGEFLPVHLIDLRNHGRSFHSEDMSHDDLADDIANYMNHFGFEKAHVLGHSLGGKAVMQFALSYPEKVEKLIVVDIGPKAYPPHHQGIIKALETVNFKAVKSRNEIETILSQYIPEKSTIQFLAKNLYWEENGNTKRLNWRFNLKTLSEKYNQFVSNAIKFGVFEGETLFIAGEKSNYILPQDEFSIKQQFPKAKIVKVKNAAHWVQADNPVDFSEVVRNFLDLN, encoded by the coding sequence ATGGAAATTTTACATTCAAAAATATTCGGCGAAAATCTATCGTCTACACCACTTTTAGTATTTCACGGTTTGTTTGGGATGCTCGATAACTGGGGAAGTTTCGGAAAAGAACTGGGAGAATTTCTTCCGGTTCATTTGATTGATCTGAGAAATCATGGAAGAAGTTTTCATTCTGAAGACATGTCTCATGATGATCTGGCAGACGACATTGCCAATTATATGAATCATTTTGGATTTGAAAAGGCACATGTTTTAGGACATTCTCTGGGAGGAAAAGCAGTGATGCAGTTTGCACTGTCTTATCCTGAAAAAGTTGAAAAACTGATCGTGGTTGATATTGGTCCGAAAGCATATCCTCCACATCATCAGGGAATTATAAAAGCGCTTGAAACAGTTAATTTTAAGGCAGTAAAATCTAGAAACGAGATCGAAACTATTCTCAGCCAATATATTCCTGAAAAATCAACGATTCAGTTTTTAGCAAAAAATTTGTATTGGGAAGAAAATGGCAACACTAAAAGGTTGAATTGGAGGTTTAATCTTAAAACACTTTCAGAAAAATACAATCAGTTTGTCTCAAATGCTATCAAATTCGGGGTTTTTGAAGGAGAAACTTTATTTATTGCGGGAGAAAAATCAAATTATATTTTACCACAGGATGAATTTTCTATCAAACAACAGTTCCCAAAAGCTAAAATTGTAAAGGTGAAAAATGCGGCACATTGGGTTCAGGCAGATAATCCCGTAGACTTCAGTGAAGTGGTGAGAAACTTTTTAGATTTAAATTAA
- a CDS encoding pyridoxine 5'-phosphate synthase, whose amino-acid sequence MTKLSVNINKIATIRNARGADTPSVTEAAVKIQEFGAHGITIHPRPDERHITRKDVYDLKPLVTTEFNIEGNPHRDFIDMVLEVKPEQVTLVPDADDAITSNAGWDTRKHLDFLKEIIAEFKNSGVRTSVFLDPVPELVEYAAKTGADRIELYTEAYATHYVKNKELAIKPYYDTAVVANEFGLGINAGHDLSLENLKYFADNIPNLLEVSIGHALVSEALYMGMENTVQAYLKRLAKW is encoded by the coding sequence ATGACAAAACTAAGTGTAAACATAAATAAAATTGCAACCATAAGAAACGCAAGAGGCGCAGATACGCCAAGCGTGACAGAAGCTGCAGTCAAAATTCAGGAATTTGGCGCTCATGGGATTACTATTCATCCCAGACCAGACGAAAGGCACATCACAAGAAAAGATGTTTACGATCTGAAACCTTTGGTGACAACAGAATTTAATATTGAAGGAAATCCACACCGTGATTTTATAGATATGGTCTTGGAAGTGAAACCCGAACAGGTAACTTTGGTTCCTGATGCAGACGATGCCATCACTTCAAACGCAGGTTGGGACACCAGAAAGCACTTGGATTTTCTTAAAGAAATCATTGCAGAATTTAAAAATTCCGGGGTCAGAACTTCTGTTTTTCTCGATCCGGTTCCGGAACTTGTAGAATATGCTGCAAAAACCGGTGCCGACAGAATCGAGCTGTATACCGAAGCTTACGCAACACATTATGTGAAAAATAAAGAATTGGCGATCAAACCTTATTACGACACTGCAGTTGTAGCTAATGAGTTTGGCTTAGGAATCAATGCCGGTCACGATTTAAGCTTAGAAAATTTAAAATATTTCGCAGATAATATTCCAAATCTATTGGAAGTCTCCATCGGTCATGCTTTGGTTTCAGAAGCACTTTATATGGGAATGGAAAACACCGTTCAGGCTTATTTGAAGAGATTGGCAAAATGGTAA